One genomic window of Conger conger chromosome 7, fConCon1.1, whole genome shotgun sequence includes the following:
- the LOC133132914 gene encoding SLIT and NTRK-like protein 2: MLNSVLLLSVLTVTVFSSKTESRKTSKDICKSRCFCEERENVLNINCENKGFTTVSQYQPPQNKICQLFLNGNFLSRLNPNEFVHYSNVTSLHLGNNGLQEIKTGAFTGLKNLKRLHLNNNILESIKEDTFAGLESLEYLQADYNYISSIEAGSFNKLNKLKVLILNDNLLPSLPNNVFRFVMLTHLDLRGNRLKTLPFAGVLEHIGGIMEIQLEENPWNCTCDLIPLKAWLDTISVFVGDIVCETPFRLHGKDVTQLIRQDICPRRNAGDSSHRVLQPPSDSQYGPFPTLHTGVTPTGTPKASRAPKMRNRPTPRVTASSKDKHIFGPIMVYQTRSPITIICPNACICTLQNPDSGLNINCQERKLHNISDLNPKPSYPKKLHLTGNYLQVIYRTDLTEYSSLELLHLGNNRIAVIQDRAFENLTSLRRLYLNGNYIERLSPSLFTGLQSLQYLYLEYNIIKDILPQTFNSLHNLQLLFLNNNLLRSLPDNVFGGTMLTRLNLRNNHFSHLPVRGVLDQLSAFIQIDLQENPWDCTCDIVALKNWMELSSTSVVVNEITCDSPSKQAGRLLRSLRNDAICPETGVVTETADPSVSTSTDTAPSTASAALDTVSEMHPEVPLSVLILGLLVVFILSVCFGAGLFVFVLKRRKGGDNIPSGTNNLDLNAFQVQYGSYNTEPSTDKPENNVYNYIPPSVNQMCQNPIYMQKEDDQVAFYRNLKELNFSSMDPKKDERSRSPAYTISSVGFAEKQPCGIQESELLYQNVAERVNALPAAGVLNYNFCTLPKRPPAPPYDSRRNNQERLNKAVLYGTPRKYAEQCQNEYPMLPGKLKTVPDYLEVLEKHTAMSQL, encoded by the coding sequence ATGCTGAACAGCGTTTTGTTGCTAAGCGTTTTAACAGTGACAGTTTTCTCCTCGAAGACTGAAAGCCGAAAAACTTCCAAAGACATTTGTAAGAGTCGCTGCTTTTGCGAGGAAAGGGAGAACGTTTTGAATATCAACTGCGAAAACAAAGGATTTACCACAGTCAGTCAATACCAACCACCCCAAAACAAAATATGCCAACTCTTTCTCAATGGGAACTTTCTGTCTAGACTCAATCCTAACGAGTTTGTACATTACAGCAATGTTACAAGCCTTCATTTGGGAAACAATGGTTTACAAGAGATTAAAACGGGGGCTTTCACTGGACTTAAAAATTTAAAGCGACTTCATCTCAACAACAATATCTTGGAAAGTATTAAAGAAGACACTTTCGCCGGTTTAGAAAGTTTGGAGTATTTACAAGCAGATTACAACTATATCAGCTCAATTGAGGCTGGTTCGTTCAacaaattgaataaattaaaagTACTAATACTCAACGACAACCTACTGCCTTCTCTCCCGAACAATGTATTCCGCTTTGTAATGCTAACGCATCTGGATTTGAGAGGGAACAGACTGAAAACATTGCCGTTTGCTGGTGTATTAGAACACATAGGAGGTATTATGGAAATCCAACTGGAGGAGAATCCCTGGAATTGTACATGCGACCTGATCCCTTTGAAAGCCTGGCTGGACACCATTTCCGTTTTTGTGGGCGATATAGTGTGTGAAACTCCTTTCAGGCTGCATGGGAAAGACGTTACTCAATTGATTAGACAAGACATTTGCCCAAGAAGAAATGCTGGCGATTCGAGCCACCGCGTATTGCAGCCTCCCTCAGATTCTCAGTACGGTCCCTTTCCAACATTACACACAGGCGTTACCCCAACAGGAACGCCGAAAGCGTCCCGTGCTCCTAAAATGAGAAATCGGCCCACACCGAGGGTAACGGCTTCCAGCAAAGATAAACATATATTTGGACCCATCATGGTTTATCAGACGAGATCTCCCATAACGATTATATGTCCAAATGCATGCATCTGCACACTGCAGAATCCGGATAGTGGACTGAACATAAATTGCCAGGAAAGAAAACTGCATAATATATCAGATCTAAACCCTAAACCGTCTTATCCAAAGAAACTGCACCTCACAGGTAATTATTTACAAGTAATATATAGAACTGATCTTACAGAATATAGTTCTTTGGAGCTCCTTCATCTGGGAAACAACAGAATAGCAGTTATTCAGGATAGGGCATTTGAAAATTTGACTAGTTTACGCAGACTTTACCTTAACGGCAATTACATTGAAAGACTTTCTCCCTCGTTATTCACGGGACTGCAGAGCCTTCAATATTTATACTTGGAGTATAATATTATCAAAGACATTTTGCCGCAAACTTTCAACTCATTGCACAATTTGCAATTACTGTTCCTTAACAACAATTTGTTACGGTCTTTGCCTGATAACGTTTTCGGGGGCACAATGCTTACCAGGCTAAACCTTAGAAACAACCATTTTTCCCACTTGCCCGTGCGAGGTGTGCTGGACCAGCTCTCTGCATTTATTCAGATTGATCTCCAAGAGAACCCGTGGGATTGTACCTGTGACATTGTTGCACTGAAGAATTGGATGGAACTGTCCAGCACCAGCGTTGTAGTTAATGAAATCACGTGTGACTCTCCCTCTAAACAAGCGGGGCGTCTTCTGAGATCTCTAAGAAACGATGCAATTTGCCCAGAAACAGGCGTAGTCACGGAAACCGCAGATCCCTCTGTGAGTACTAGCACTGACACAGCCCCCTCTACTGCTAGTGCAGCACTGGACACCGTGTCAGAAATGCACCCAGAAGTACCCTTGTCTGTTTTAATTTTGGGTCTACTGGTGGTGTTCATCCTGTCCGTCTGCTTCGGTGCaggtttatttgtatttgtgcttAAACGTCGTAAAGGGGGTGACAACATCCCCTCAGGTACCAATAATTTGGACTTGAATGCGTTTCAGGTTCAATATGGCTCGTATAACACAGAACCCAGCACAGACAAACCGGAGAACAATGTATATAACTATATACCCCCGTCTGTAAATCAAATGTGCCAAAACCCTATTTATATGCAAAAAGAAGATGACCAAGTAGCATTCTACAGAAACTTAAAAGAATTGAACTTTAGTTCCATGGATCCTAAAAAAGACGAGCGGTCACGAAGTCCTGCATATACAATAAGCTCCGTCGGGTTCGCTGAGAAACAGCCTTGTGGAATCCAAGAGTCGGAGCTGCTGTACCAGAACGTTGCTGAACGGGTTAACGCGCTTCCAGCTGCGGGGGTACTAAACTATAATTTTTGCACCTTGCCCAAAAGACCTCCTGCGCCCCCATACGACTCGAGGCGCAACAACCAGGAGAGGTTAAATAAAGCGGTCTTGTATGGTACCCCGAGGAAGTACGCAGAACAGTGTCAAAATGAATACCCTATGCTTCCAGGGAAACTAAAGACAGTACCGGACTATCTTGAAGTCCTGGAAAAACATACCGCCATGAGTCAATTGTAA